From Aliamphritea hakodatensis:
AACTCTGCTACCAACGGCCAGTTCTGCAGATCAATCCCCACAAAGTTCGCCCAGTTACTGACCACAAACAGATAAGCATCTGCCACAGAAAAACTCCCGCCCTGCAGATATACCCTGCCGTCAGATAACACTTCATTCAGATAGGCGAATTTCACATCCAGGCTTGCCCGGGCATTCTCCTTATCAGCCTCCGTGGCAGATGCTGAGAAGAACGGGCCAAAGGCTTTATGCAGTTCAGAACCGATATAGTTCAGAAACTCCTGCACCCTTACCCGTTCAAACGTGCCCGGGGCCGGTATCAGCTGGCCCGGTGCAAACCGGTCTGCGATGAACTGCAGCACAACAGCACCTTCGGTCAGCACCTCTCCCGAGGCGAGCTGCAAGGCCGGTACATATCCCTTAGGGTTCACGTCCCGGTAATTATGATCTGACGCGGTACGGCCACTGTCGGTATCAACAGCTTCCAGCTCAAAATCAGCACCGGCTTCACGCAAAATAATATGCGATGCCAGTGAACAGGCGCCGGGTTTATAAAACAGTTTCATGGCTTATCCTCTTTCATTGCTTAATCAACGAAAGCAAGCGTATCGCGAGAAACAAACTATAAATAACATTGTTTTTTCAATATTATGATTCAAAAAACAGATCAGGTTTTATTAGCGTGACATACGAACAACTCTTGGTTCTTCAGGCAATTGTCAGTGAAGGCACTTTCAGGGGTGCAGCCGAACATCTGCATAAATCCCAGTCGGCAGTGAGCCACATGCTGAAAAAACTGGAAGAGGATATTGGATTTTTACTGTTATCCCGGGAGGCTTACCGCCCGCAGCTGACAGCCAAAGGGGAAGTATTTTACCGGCAGGCAATCCGGGCTCTTGAACAGATGCAACAGCTGCGAACAACAGCCCGAAACCTGAATGCCAGACATGAAGCCTCAGTTTCACTGGCCGTCACCGCCACTTATCCACTGACACCGGTGCTGAATGTCATCAGCCAGGTTAAACAACAATACCCGGCAACAGACATTCACCTTTCCCGGGAAACCATGGCCGGCCCTCTGGAGCGGCTACTGGAACAACAGGCGGATATAATTATCACCACAATGGACGGTGTTCCGGCGGATCAGGTCGAAGCCATTCCCTTTGCCAGCATCACCATTGCTCCCGTTGCGCATCCCGACCATGAAGCGGCGCAACATCCCCGGCTGAAAACCATCAGGGAGATGCAAAGTTATACCCAGATCATTGTAGCGGACAGCAGCTCTGGCAGCGCCAGACAAAGCCGGGACCTACTGCCCGGAGGACTCCGCTGGACGGTATCGGACTTTGCCGCCAAGAAAGAAATCCTGCTCGCCAATCAGGGCTGGGGCGGCATCCCCACCCATATGATTGAAGATGAACTGTCCAGCGGCAAACTGGTGCCCCTTAATGTTGAAGGCTATCCCCCCCGCCACTCGCAACTTTTCCAGATCCGCCGGCGTGATGCCGATACGGGTATCGTCGCTCAGGCGATCTGGCAACAGCTGACAGAACTGCAAACAGCGCCCTGAAAGGGCCTGTATGCCACCTTCTCTTTCGCAGACACATAACGACCTTTTCCCGGGGTTATAAAGCGCTGAGCCCGACGAGCGTCCTCCTTTTATTAGTTTTACTTATCCCAGAAACGAAAAAAGCCAACCTTTCGGTTAGCCTCTTCTGTTTTTTACGTTGGTACCGAGAGCCAGATCTTAGCTGACGACCTTCGCCCGGGGTTATAAAGAGCTGAGCCCGACGAGCTGTTCTTAAATTACCTACCCCAGAAACGAAAAAAGCCAACCTTTCGGTTAGCCTCTTCTGTTTTATCACGTTGGTAGCGGGGGCCAGGTTTTAGCTGACGACCTTCGCCCGGGGTTATAAAGAGCTGAGCCCGACGAGCTACCACGCTGCTCTGAAGATAGATCTCAAATTTCAGGCATAAAAAAAGCCTATCTATAAAGATAAGCCTCTCTTTTTTACGTTGGTAGCGGGGGCCAGGTTTTAGCTAGCGACCTTCGCCCGGGGTTTTAAAGAGCGAGCCCGACGAGCTGTTCTTAAAACACCTACCCCAGAAACGAAAAAAGCCAACCTTTCGGTTAGCCTCTTCTGTTTTATCACGTTGGTAGCGGGGGCCAGAGTTGAACTGGCGACCTTCGCCCGGGGTTATAAAGAGCTGAGCCCGACGAGCCACCACGCTGCTCTGAAGATAGATCTCAAATTTCAGGCATAAAAAAAGCCTATCTATAAAGATAAGCCTCTCTTTTTTACGTTGGTAGCGGGGGCCAGGTTTTAGCTAGCGACCTTCGCCCGGGGTTATAAAGAGCTGAGCCCGACGAGCTACCACGCTGCTCTGAAGATAGATCTCAAATTTCAGGCATAAAAAAAGCCTATCTATAAAGATAAGCCTCTCTTTTTTACGTTGGTAGCGGGGGCCAGATTTGAACTGACGACCTTCGGGTTATGAGCCCGACGAGCTACCAGGCTGCTCCACCCCGCATCAACGTGGGACGCATAGTAAGGAGTCGGTGCTGTAAATGCAAGAAAAACTTAATAAATTTAAAGTTATCCGTTTGCTTCAGCGGTTTTCCTTCTGAAACGTTAAAGATCTCTTTTTTGGTACAGTGTTCAGAACAATGGCCGATACGCTGTTCTAAGATTAGGAAAACTGATCAGTGCGGACCCCGGTTCGCTGTTTAGAAACTTTTTAGGATTTCAGGACTTCTTTATGGCTCTTATTTACGTCATGGATCCCATGTGCAGCTGGTGCTGGGCATTTCAGCATCCGCTGCAACAACTGACTGAACGTCTTCACCCGGATATTCAGGTGCTGTGTTACATGGGCGGTCTGGCCCCTGATAACGATCAGCCAATGGATCCGGAGCTGCGGCAGGCTATTCAGTATACCTGGCAGCAGATTGAAGCCCGCACAGGCACACACTTCAACCATGATTTCTGGACGCAGTGTCAGCCAAGAAGGTCTACTTACCCTGCCTGCCGGGCGGTTATCAGTGCGGAAAGCATGCAGCCAGGTGCCGGTATGAAAATGATCAGAGCCATTCAGGAGGCCTATTACCTGCAGGCAAGAAACCCTTCCGATACAGACACTCTGACCGGGCTGGCTGAAGAAGCAGGTTTAGATAAACAGGCATTCGCTGCGATATTACACAGCACCGAAACGGAACAGACATTACAGTCGGATCTGCGCTTCAGCCACTCAATCGGTGTGCAGGGTTTTCCTTTTCTGGCTTACCAGACTGAAGCAGGCATTGAGCCGCTGGCAGTGGGCTATTGCTCAGAAGAACAACTGCTGGCCAGGGCAGAAACACTGGGAATTATCACCTAGAAGCCAAACAGCAGGCACAAAAAAGGGAGTGTCTGGCACTCCCTTTTTTTTGGCTTAAAAATTAGCTACGGACGATTGAAACGTCTTCAGCCTGCAGTCCCTTATCACTCTCACGCACATTAAAGCGTACATTCTGTCCTTCAGACAAAGAACGGTGGCCACGGCCGCGAATATTACGAAAATGTACAAACACATCGTCGCCATTCTCACGGGTGATAAATCCGAAGCCCTTGGATACGTTAAACCACTTAACGGTACCCAGTTCACGATCATCATCTTCAGATGCATAATCGTCATCAGCCATGTCCGTCTGGCCAGAAGCAGGTTTGCTGAACGCACCCGCGGCAACACAACTTACTACAACAATACCAAAAATTAACACCATATCCATTACTGGCAACTCGCCTTCGCCGGATAATCCCCCTATCACAGCCAGGATTCCCACTGTTGCAAGTGCACTGACAACAACACTAACTATCAGTTGATTAACACTCATTCTGGATCTCTTATCATTATTAAAAGTTAAATTTATATAATCTGCAGATGTAAAACTTGTAACTCTGCACAATTTATATACCTATTTTGATAAAACTATTCAATACCTTAGGTATACTTAGGCCGTATTAACTGACATCTGAGCGGATTTGCACTCTTTTACCCGCCTGATTATGATGTCGCCGCAATTCACTTCAGTAAGAATACGATCACGGAAAAGCCCCTAATGTCAGAAACAGACCGCATAGCCGACCTTGAAGCCCGCCTGGCGTTTCAGGAAGATGCTCTGGATAAGATGAGCGATGTTATCGCCAAGCAGTCACAGGAAATTGACCGGATGAATGTACTGCTCAAACACATTCATGCGCAGATGAAACTGATTGGTCAGGATGCCGTCAGTGCGCCTGACGCCGATGTACCGCCACCGCATTATTAATGCAGTGGCGTATCAAGCCTCAGCCCAGCTTCTTTAACGCGTAAACATCATACCGGCTGGATTTACCCAGCAGTTGAAAACTCGGTGTAACACCAGCAAGGCTGGGGCCGGTAATTTCCGGCGCTTTGCGGGAGCGCTTCACCACCACCCGGTATTCAGCACAGTCCAGCGCGGCCCGCAGCAACGCTTCGGCATCCGGATCTTCACCGACCACATCACGGAAGACAGCCATTTCTTTCTTAACCTGCGCCGTCTTATCCGTGTGGGGAAACATTGGGTCCACGTAGACAACGTCCGGCCGCTGGCTGTCCGGTACGCTGGCCAGCCACTCTATGCTGTTGGCATGCTGTAGCTGCATCCGTACGGCAATGTCAGCGGTTTCAGGATCTTCCTGCGCAAGCTTCAGGCCGCTTTCCAGCAGGCAGTGGATCACCGGCGAGCGTTCCACCATCTGTACTTCACAGCCTAATGTAGCCAGAACGAAACTGTCCCGGCCCAGCCCTGCGGTGACATCTGCCACCGTTGGCCGGATACTGCCTTTAATGCCAACAGCCTTGGCAATCATCTGGCCTTTTCCGCCGCCGAACTTGCGCCGGTGAGCCACCGCGCCGGTGACGAAATCCGCCATCACAGGGCCCGGCGCTTTTTTTCCGGTTACCTGCAGATGTACCCCTTTCGGCCCACAGAGTAACAGCTGCGGATATTCACAGAATTTAAGATTATATTTTTTCAGACAGGGCAGGCCCAGACGTTCAGCCAGCGCCTCTGCATCCGGCTGCCAGTAAGGGTCTGTTGCAGCAACCGCCAGTTCCAGTTCAGCTAATCCGTCAGGCCGTCGCAAAATACACCGCCAGCAGGGTTACACCCAGCAACATCCGGTAAATAACAAACGGCCCCATACCGATCCGGTCGAGCCACTTCAGGAACAGGTGAATACAGGACAGCGCACTGATCGCCGCCAGCACTGTGCCGGCTAAAATCATTTCCCACTGATCCGCCGTGCCTGTTGCCATCAGATCCATGCCTTTAAAAACACCGGCCCCTAAAATCACCGGAATCGACAGCAGAAATGAAAAACGGGCCGCAGACTGCCGGTCGAACCCCAGCATCAGGCCGGTGGTCATTGTGATACCGGAACGGGAGGTACCCGGTATCAGGGCAATCGCCTGGGAGAAGCCAATATACAATGCATCTTTCAGAGTAATATCTGTCAGTTGGCGTTGCTCGGTACGGTTGCGGTCGGCCCACCAGAGCAGTCCGCCAAAAATAAGGGTGGTACCGGCAATCACCAGAATGCTGCGGCCGTAAGTATCCACCAGGCTGCTCAGCATCAGACCGGCAATCACCGCCGGCAGGGTTGCCAGAATCACCAGCCAGGCCAGCTTACCGTCAGCCCCGGCACTTCGCCCGGTACAGGTCACCAGCCAGGCCTTCAGCATGCTCCAGATATCCTTACGGAAATAGAACATCACCGCCGCCAGAGAGCCAATATGAACCCCGACATCAAATGCCAGCCCCTGATCTTCCCAGTTAAGCAGCTGCGAAGGCAGAATCAGGTGTGCTGAACTGGAAACCGGCAGAAATTCTGTCAGTCCCTGAATCAATGCCAGCGTGATTATTTGTAACCAATCCATGAATTGTCCTGCTAATCAGAGCGTGTTACTGCTGTGATTTCTTTTTTTGCTGATCAATTTTCTTCCAGGTGACTTCATCCCTCAGATACACCGGATGGGCGTCCTCAGGCGCAATGCCCTTCCCTGCGGTAAAGTCAGCAGCTGCCAGCTGAACCATGCAACCGGCCGTCGGATAAATATCCTGCTGAGGATCTGTAATCGCCTGCTGAACATCTGCCTGCATATCCGCCAGATAACTCCAGCCTTTGCCGGCAGCACACCAGTCGCCATCACCCGGCAGTGTCAGCGCCTGTGGCGGGCAGACCACTTCCTGACCCAGCCCGACCAGCACGTCATTTTCAAGCTGATAGGCACGCCAGTAGATTTCATTCATCCGCGCATCCAGCGCCGCAATCACCTGACTGACGCCCTCGGTCTGAGTGGTTTTAAGTGCAATCGCCGCCAGCGTCGAAACTGGCAACACAGGTAACTCAGCCGCAAACGCCAGCCCTTGGGCAGCACCGGTGGCAATACGGATACCGGCGAATGATCCCGGCCCCCGGCCAAAAGCAATCGCATCCAGCTGTGCGACACTGATACCTGCTTCGGTCAGAATCTCTTCCACCATTGGCAATAACTGTTTGGTATGTTGCCGGGGAATGATACGAAAATCTTCCAGCAACTCACCGTTATAGCTCAGCGCAACCGAACAGGCGTCTGTAGAAGTATCCAGGGCTAAAATGTTGGCCATTTCTCGATCCAAAGGTGGGAAAACAAAGGCCGCTATTCTACTGTCGGGCGGGATAAATTGCACCCGGCACCACCACAATAACGGCCACCGACAGGCACGCTGGCTTATTCGCCCCAACGGGGCAGAAGATCCTGTTCAATGTGCAGTTGATTAAGAATCCTGGCCACCACAAAATCAACCATATCTTCAACCGTCTGAGGTTTGTTATAGAAGCCCGGGCTGGCCGGAATGACGACACAGCCCATGCGGGTCAGTTTCAGCATATGCTCGAGATGAATTTCAGAATACGGCGCTTCACGGGGAACCAGAATTAACTGCCGGCGCTCTTTCAGCGCCACATCCGCCGCCCGTTCAATCAGGTTATTACTGGCACCGCAGGCAATGGCCGATAACGCACCGGTACTGCAGGGGCAGACAACCATTTTCGCCGGCGCACCGGAGCCGGATGCAACGGAGGCCATCCACTGCTGTTTACCGAACACCTGTATCTGCCCGTCTCTGGCATTAAAACGCTGCTGCAGATACTCCGCCTGCGCCTGGGTGCTGCCCGGCAACTGCTCATCGGTTTCAGTGGCGATCACCACCTGTGCGGCCTGAGAAATCATCACCATCACCTGACAGTTCGCCTGTATCAGGCACTCAAGCAGGCGCAAACCGTACTGTGCGCCAGAAGCGCCGGTGATTGCCAGTGTTATAGCTTCACGATAAGCCGACATGACTCTTCCTGCTATTCATAATTAAAATCATATCCCCGAACCACTCAGCCGGCCTGTTCCTGAAGCTTCGCCACCAGCCGGGTGTGAATGCCACCAAAACCGCCATTGCTCATGATTACAATATGGCTGCCAGGCGCGGCATTTACCAGTTGCTCAATGATGCTGTCCGTGGTGCCTGCCAGATGCGCGGTTACCGGGCTGGCCTCAACCACGTCCTGTAATGACCAGTCCAGCCCTTCCGGCTGATACCAGAAGACTTCATCTGCAAGCCGGGCAGACTCTGCCAGCCGGGCTCGGTGGCTGCCTAAGCGCATGGTATTTGAACGGGGTTCAATCACTGCGATTACTTTCTCATCGCCAACCTGAGCACGAATGCCCTGCAGGGTGGTTTCAATGGCCGTTGGGTGATGAGCAAAGTCGTCATACACCCGCACTCCGTTAATATCGGCAAGTAATTCCATACGGCGTTTTACACCGGAAAAAGCACACAGGGCCTCGATGCCATGTCCGGTCTGTACGCCCACATGACGGGCAGCAACCAGCGCCATCAAACCGTTATTCACACTGTGTTTACCGGTCATATTCCAGCGTACTGTGCCCTGCAGCTCACCGTTATGCAGCACCTCAAAGGCAGACCCATCCGCTTCCAGCAGACGGGCTTGCCAGTGCTCGCCATCACGGCTGAAACTGATGTCGCCATCGGTTACAGCCGTCTGTACCTGCTGCGTCCAGCAACCCTGATCAATCACATCTGCCAGTGCCGGCTGATCCGCCGGCATAATCACCTGACCGTTTTCCGGGACTATTCTGACTACGTGGTGGAACTGCCGCTGAATGGCCGCCAGATCCGGGAAAATATCCGCGTGGTCAAATTCCAGATTATTCAGCACCAGCGTCCGCGGGCGGTAATGGACAAACTTGGAACGCTTATCAAAAAATGCCGTGTCATATTCATCCGCTTCAATGACAAAAAACGGACTGCCACCCAGCCGGGCTGAACAGGCAAAATTCTGCGGAATGCCCCCGATCAGGAATCCCGGCTGCATATCCGCATATTCCAGCAACCAGGCCAGCATGGTGGCTGTCGTTGTTTTACCGTGGGTGCCCGCCACGGCCAGTACCCACTTGTCCTGTAACACATGTTCACACAACCACTGCGGACCGGAGGTATAACGCATGCCTTTGTTCAGCATGACTTCCACACAGGGGTTACCGCGGGTCATCGCATTGCCAACAATGATAATGTCCGGCTGCGGCTCCAGCTGCGCGGGATCGTACCCTTCAATCAGCTCAATCCCCTGCTCTTCCAGCTGGGTACTCATCGGCGGATAGACATTGGCATCAGAGCCTGTCACCCGGTACCCCAATTCTTTTGCCAGTACAGCCAGGCTTCCCATGAAGGTTCCGCAGATACCTAAAATATGAACGTGCACAGGGCTTTGCTCCTTGATTTGTAAACACAGTACCAGTGTCAGCAACAGAAACCTGTCACCGTTAAGCAACCGTTATATCAGTAAAAAATGGCCCATCATACCAGTTGAGGGAAGGAGTTTTTCAGATAATTTCAGGCCCCTCATCCATGCGGATTTATGCCTGCGGTAAAGCAAACTGAAAACTTTCCCTGCCAGGTGAAGAAATTCAACATATAATTTAGCTAATTTGCGTTGAATTCTGTGTAATTCGACCCGGATTAGCGTAGAATTCGCACAATTTTTTTAAACCCGAGAACGTTGCGGGACGCCATGGGGCACGGCAAAGGAAGTACCGTTTTTTAACCGGTTAATAACCTTACCGCCTGGCGCTGCGATTACACACTGTTCTCAACTCATACCAATCCAAACCCGAAGGTTTAAGCACCCATGCTACTGCTTAGTCAGTTTCTGAAACACCAAAACACACCCGATGACCTGGTCGAACTTACCGACACCCTGATGGTTGCCTGTAAAGAGATCGCCATTCAGCTGCGTGAAGGCGCACTGGCGGGTATTCTGGGTACCTCTGAAGAAGTTAATGTTCAGGGCGAGACGCAGAAAAAACTTGATATCATTTCCAACGATATCCTCAAAGCAGTGCTACTGGATAACCCTCTGGTCGCGGGTGTTGCTTCTGAAGAAGAAGAGGAGCCGGTTGCCGGCAACCCGGACGGTAAATATCTGGTCACCTTCGACCCGCTGGATGGTTCATCCAATATTGATATCAACGTTTCTGTGGGTACTATCTTCTCCATTCTGGAATGCCCGGAAGGTATGAACGGCGGTGATGAAGCAGCTTTTCTGCAGGCAGGCCGAAAGCAGGTTGCTTCCGGTTACGTACTGTACGGCACCTGCGCAGTACTGACCCTGACAACCGGCAACGGTGTGAACATGTTCACCCTGAGCCACACCGGTGACTTCATCCTGACCCGTGAAAATGTTCAGATTCCGGAACAGACTCAGGAATTCGCCATCAACATGTCTAACCAGCGTTTCTGGGAACCGGCT
This genomic window contains:
- a CDS encoding cold-shock protein, with the protein product MSVNQLIVSVVVSALATVGILAVIGGLSGEGELPVMDMVLIFGIVVVSCVAAGAFSKPASGQTDMADDDYASEDDDRELGTVKWFNVSKGFGFITRENGDDVFVHFRNIRGRGHRSLSEGQNVRFNVRESDKGLQAEDVSIVRS
- a CDS encoding class I SAM-dependent methyltransferase, whose translation is MRRPDGLAELELAVAATDPYWQPDAEALAERLGLPCLKKYNLKFCEYPQLLLCGPKGVHLQVTGKKAPGPVMADFVTGAVAHRRKFGGGKGQMIAKAVGIKGSIRPTVADVTAGLGRDSFVLATLGCEVQMVERSPVIHCLLESGLKLAQEDPETADIAVRMQLQHANSIEWLASVPDSQRPDVVYVDPMFPHTDKTAQVKKEMAVFRDVVGEDPDAEALLRAALDCAEYRVVVKRSRKAPEITGPSLAGVTPSFQLLGKSSRYDVYALKKLG
- the mpl gene encoding UDP-N-acetylmuramate:L-alanyl-gamma-D-glutamyl-meso-diaminopimelate ligase; translated protein: MHVHILGICGTFMGSLAVLAKELGYRVTGSDANVYPPMSTQLEEQGIELIEGYDPAQLEPQPDIIIVGNAMTRGNPCVEVMLNKGMRYTSGPQWLCEHVLQDKWVLAVAGTHGKTTTATMLAWLLEYADMQPGFLIGGIPQNFACSARLGGSPFFVIEADEYDTAFFDKRSKFVHYRPRTLVLNNLEFDHADIFPDLAAIQRQFHHVVRIVPENGQVIMPADQPALADVIDQGCWTQQVQTAVTDGDISFSRDGEHWQARLLEADGSAFEVLHNGELQGTVRWNMTGKHSVNNGLMALVAARHVGVQTGHGIEALCAFSGVKRRMELLADINGVRVYDDFAHHPTAIETTLQGIRAQVGDEKVIAVIEPRSNTMRLGSHRARLAESARLADEVFWYQPEGLDWSLQDVVEASPVTAHLAGTTDSIIEQLVNAAPGSHIVIMSNGGFGGIHTRLVAKLQEQAG
- a CDS encoding flavin prenyltransferase UbiX, with amino-acid sequence MSAYREAITLAITGASGAQYGLRLLECLIQANCQVMVMISQAAQVVIATETDEQLPGSTQAQAEYLQQRFNARDGQIQVFGKQQWMASVASGSGAPAKMVVCPCSTGALSAIACGASNNLIERAADVALKERRQLILVPREAPYSEIHLEHMLKLTRMGCVVIPASPGFYNKPQTVEDMVDFVVARILNQLHIEQDLLPRWGE
- the tsaB gene encoding tRNA (adenosine(37)-N6)-threonylcarbamoyltransferase complex dimerization subunit type 1 TsaB codes for the protein MANILALDTSTDACSVALSYNGELLEDFRIIPRQHTKQLLPMVEEILTEAGISVAQLDAIAFGRGPGSFAGIRIATGAAQGLAFAAELPVLPVSTLAAIALKTTQTEGVSQVIAALDARMNEIYWRAYQLENDVLVGLGQEVVCPPQALTLPGDGDWCAAGKGWSYLADMQADVQQAITDPQQDIYPTAGCMVQLAAADFTAGKGIAPEDAHPVYLRDEVTWKKIDQQKKKSQQ
- a CDS encoding undecaprenyl-diphosphate phosphatase; amino-acid sequence: MDWLQIITLALIQGLTEFLPVSSSAHLILPSQLLNWEDQGLAFDVGVHIGSLAAVMFYFRKDIWSMLKAWLVTCTGRSAGADGKLAWLVILATLPAVIAGLMLSSLVDTYGRSILVIAGTTLIFGGLLWWADRNRTEQRQLTDITLKDALYIGFSQAIALIPGTSRSGITMTTGLMLGFDRQSAARFSFLLSIPVILGAGVFKGMDLMATGTADQWEMILAGTVLAAISALSCIHLFLKWLDRIGMGPFVIYRMLLGVTLLAVYFATA
- a CDS encoding SlyX family protein: MSETDRIADLEARLAFQEDALDKMSDVIAKQSQEIDRMNVLLKHIHAQMKLIGQDAVSAPDADVPPPHY
- a CDS encoding class 1 fructose-bisphosphatase gives rise to the protein MLLLSQFLKHQNTPDDLVELTDTLMVACKEIAIQLREGALAGILGTSEEVNVQGETQKKLDIISNDILKAVLLDNPLVAGVASEEEEEPVAGNPDGKYLVTFDPLDGSSNIDINVSVGTIFSILECPEGMNGGDEAAFLQAGRKQVASGYVLYGTCAVLTLTTGNGVNMFTLSHTGDFILTRENVQIPEQTQEFAINMSNQRFWEPAMQNYVADLLQGEEGPLGKRYNMRWVASMVAEVHRVLTRGGIFMYPWDKRTPEKPGKLRLMYEGNPMSWLIEQAGGRSTTCYKDILDVEPDKIHQRVAVALGSKQEVTTMMGYHGEK
- a CDS encoding LysR family transcriptional regulator gives rise to the protein MTYEQLLVLQAIVSEGTFRGAAEHLHKSQSAVSHMLKKLEEDIGFLLLSREAYRPQLTAKGEVFYRQAIRALEQMQQLRTTARNLNARHEASVSLAVTATYPLTPVLNVISQVKQQYPATDIHLSRETMAGPLERLLEQQADIIITTMDGVPADQVEAIPFASITIAPVAHPDHEAAQHPRLKTIREMQSYTQIIVADSSSGSARQSRDLLPGGLRWTVSDFAAKKEILLANQGWGGIPTHMIEDELSSGKLVPLNVEGYPPRHSQLFQIRRRDADTGIVAQAIWQQLTELQTAP
- a CDS encoding DsbA family protein, yielding MALIYVMDPMCSWCWAFQHPLQQLTERLHPDIQVLCYMGGLAPDNDQPMDPELRQAIQYTWQQIEARTGTHFNHDFWTQCQPRRSTYPACRAVISAESMQPGAGMKMIRAIQEAYYLQARNPSDTDTLTGLAEEAGLDKQAFAAILHSTETEQTLQSDLRFSHSIGVQGFPFLAYQTEAGIEPLAVGYCSEEQLLARAETLGIIT
- the gstA gene encoding glutathione transferase GstA; its protein translation is MKLFYKPGACSLASHIILREAGADFELEAVDTDSGRTASDHNYRDVNPKGYVPALQLASGEVLTEGAVVLQFIADRFAPGQLIPAPGTFERVRVQEFLNYIGSELHKAFGPFFSASATEADKENARASLDVKFAYLNEVLSDGRVYLQGGSFSVADAYLFVVSNWANFVGIDLQNWPLVAEFTARIAKRPAVQAALQAEGLV